CCAATGGAGCGCTTGAGCGCCGCCGGGGATTTGTCCAGGTCATGGCCGAAGATATTCACCGTGCCGCTGGTTTTGTTGACCAGGGTCGAGAGGATACCGATGGTGGTGGATTTGCCGGCGCCGTTAGGGCCAAGCAAGGCGAAGAAGTCACCTTCGGCAACGTCCAGATCGATACCACTCAGGGCCTGGAAACCGTTGCCGTAGGTTTTGGTTAGCTGCCGGATGGACAGAGCGGAACTCATATCGGATTACGCACCAAAGAAGGGAATAGAAAGAATAGATGAGGGCGCAGCCCACGTAGTTCAACGGCGGCGCATGACAAGCATGGTGCTTGCCCGCGCCGCACAAGTACAGTCACCTGTATTAATAGTCAGTATTAAGTCAACGCAGTCATGACCGCTTTGCGGTAGGCCGGACGCTGTTGCAGGCGTGCGTACCAGGCTTCTAGATGGGGCATCGCAGGCCGTTCTATCGGCATTTCAAACCAAGCGTAGGCAAAACAGCCCAGGGGGATATCGCCCATGCCGATCTCGTTGCCCGACAGATACGGCTGTTCGGCGAGGGCTTTTTCCACCGTACTCAGTGCTTCGATGCAGGCTTTGCGCCCGGCATGGATGTTGTCCCAGTTCTGCTTTTCCGCCGGGGTGCGCAAGATGCCCCAGAACACGATCTTGAACGGTTCGGCCAGGGTCGAGGTGGTCCAATCCATCCACTTCTCCGCACTGGCCCGGGCTTTCAGGTCTGTCGGGTACCACGTGGAGCCCTGCTTGGCGCACAGATAACGCACGATGGTGTTGGACTCCCACAGCACGAAGTCGCCGTCCTCGATCATCGGCACCCGACCGTTGGGGTTCAACGCTCGGTACTGCGGCGTGTCCACCACGCCAAACGCCCCGCCCGCATCAATTGCTTCATAGTCCAGGCCGAGTTCCTCGGCGCACCACAGTGCTTTCCTGACGTTTGATGAATTTTTACGACCCCAGATTTTCAGCATGACCGTGCCTTATCGTTTGGTGAGCGCAGCAGCATACGCCGGATCACGCGCGGCTTAAATCGGTCTGCATGTCCCCCAGCAACTCGGGCATGTCCTCGCCAAACAAATGCGGGTAACACTGGCGAATATGCGCGAAGAAAAACGCCTCGGGCACGTCATGGAACTGACCGTGGTCCACCACGTACTCCATCGAGCGCTGGCCCTGGCGGTTGAAGGCGTGGAAGACGCTGTCGTTGATCCCATCAAATTCCAACGGCGGAACATCAAACAGGTCGCACAGTTGCTGGTTGAACGCCGGCGTGGCCTTGACCCAACGCCCGTGCAGATACAGCTCGGTGTAACCATGCATGGCGAACACATCGCTTTTGAGCAACGCGATCAAGCGCGGCGTCGACAAATGGTTACGCACATCTGCCAGGCCGATGCGCGCAGGGATGCCGCAATGGCGTGCACAAGCGGCGAGCAGCGTGGCCTTGGGCACGCAGTAGCTTTCGCGAACGCTCAGGGCGTAGCTGGCGCTCAAGGTCTCTGGGTCGCGGCTAAAGGTGTAAGGGTTATAGCGAATCGCCTCACGCACCGCGTAATAAAGACTGACTGCCTGGTCACATAAATCTGCGCTGGGCCCGCGGTGTTTTTCGGCGAACTCCACCACCGCAGGGTGGTCACTATCGATGAAGCGGCTGGGACTCAAGTACGTATCCATGCGCGTTATCTCCGAAGGAAGCCTGGAGTCTAACCACAGGCCTGCCGGGGAGATAACGACGATTCGGCCAATTCTCGTTACACCCTGATCACCCGCTTGCTCGGATGCCGACTAAGCTCCTTGGTGGTTTCGCCCCTGGTTTCACGGAGGATTGAATATGCTGTTGTTGTGGATACTGGTTCTGGTGGTCGGCATTGCCTACCTGGCACACCGCCGTACTGCGCCCCTGCCCGCCCTGGGCGTGGTCGCCGTCTACCTCTTGGCGATGGGCGCGTGGAGTCATGCGCCAGGTTGGCTGCTGCTGATCTTCTGGTGCTGATCGCTGCTGTCGCCGCGCCTTTGCTGCTGCCTGACCTACGCCGCCAATACTTCACCAAACCGCTATTTAGCTGGTTCCAGAAAGTCCTGCCGCCGATGTCCGAAACCGAGCGCGATGCCATCGATGCCGGCACGGTATGGTGGGATGGCGAGCTGTTCAGCGGCCGCCCTGACTGGGACAAGTTGCTGGCCTACCCCAAGGCCCAACTGACAGAAGAAGAACAGGCGTTTATCGACGGCCCCACCGAAGAACTCTGCGCCATGGTCAGTGATTGGGAAATCGGCCAGGCCATGGACCTGCCGCCCGCCGCCTGGGAACACATCAAGACCCACGGGTTCTTCGCCCTGATCATTCCCAAGGAATACGGTGGCAAGGGTTTCTCGGCCTACGCCCACTCCCAGGTGGCGATGAAGCTCGCTACCCGCAGCGGCGATCTGGCGTCTACCGTCATGGTGCCCAACTCCCTCGGCCCCGCCGAACTGCTGCTGCACTACGGCACAGACGAACAACGTAACCATTACCTGCCACGCCTGGCCCGTGGCGATGACATCCCCTGCTTTGCCCTCACCGGCCCACTGGCCGGCTCCGATGCCGGCGCCATGCCGGACACTGGGGTGATCTGCAAGGGTGAATGGGAAGGCAAGGAAACCCTCGGCCTGCGCCTGAACTGGGAAAAGCGCTACATCACCCTCGGCCCGGTTGCGACCTTGCTG
The Pseudomonas poae DNA segment above includes these coding regions:
- a CDS encoding glutathione S-transferase, whose protein sequence is MLKIWGRKNSSNVRKALWCAEELGLDYEAIDAGGAFGVVDTPQYRALNPNGRVPMIEDGDFVLWESNTIVRYLCAKQGSTWYPTDLKARASAEKWMDWTTSTLAEPFKIVFWGILRTPAEKQNWDNIHAGRKACIEALSTVEKALAEQPYLSGNEIGMGDIPLGCFAYAWFEMPIERPAMPHLEAWYARLQQRPAYRKAVMTALT
- a CDS encoding transglutaminase family protein; this encodes MDTYLSPSRFIDSDHPAVVEFAEKHRGPSADLCDQAVSLYYAVREAIRYNPYTFSRDPETLSASYALSVRESYCVPKATLLAACARHCGIPARIGLADVRNHLSTPRLIALLKSDVFAMHGYTELYLHGRWVKATPAFNQQLCDLFDVPPLEFDGINDSVFHAFNRQGQRSMEYVVDHGQFHDVPEAFFFAHIRQCYPHLFGEDMPELLGDMQTDLSRA